tgtagagaattcaatttccaacaaaaaaagtcCTATAGACCAAATCGCTAAGATCAATATTAAGCGAGATATTAagccttgaatatattttttcgtgaaattttggccgatcattgatttaaacttattaatatcttgtttactttctctgttttttatattttttcttcaatatatttttttaaggctaaAAAAACAGGATATAATAAGTATCTTACATTAtaaaagcttatatcttaagaatctttaataaataatggatttaCGAGTTTCTGCATAAAACTTATGAATTCAATtacacttaaataatttatatattattaacagtttattaaattataatagttcgaattatattaacaaaaataagtatttaataaaaataaaaacaacaataccaattaattattattgaaagcaGAAAAATGAATTGTTAGATTAATTCATTGTCAATATATTGTGATTTTTTACACGATGTGTATTGAGATCGATGGTGCTGAacagtttgaaaaattatttgtcttTCATCTTCGTTATAAGTCAATACTTCATTAAAACTTTCGGCTAGCGCTACTCCTCTTTCCGCAGTATCGTTTActacttttaactttttgaatgtATCATAACATCGTTTATACTCAAGATTTGATTCCCACAAACTTGGATCTGTATGCAAAAATTCATAGGGGAGCTCAAATtgctcaaaaataaacaacgagTTTGGATTAACAAAATCGCTTATGTTTTTCTCATATAACGACGTTATTCCTTCATAAGCGACTGATAAACGTTTATTAGGCTTTTTGACCGCTACctgggaatttattttttgtacgaTCTTTACTTTTTCTTCTACTGACACAGTTTCATCAAAAAGAGCTAAACAAGCAAGATTTTCGTGTAAGTACCACAAATGCCGAGACAATTTATCGAGTGCTGCATTTGCAATTTCTGGATGTATTTTTCTGTAGTCAATAAGATCTTTTACTAATTGCAAATCCGAGTTTGGAGCATTTATTGCATTAGGAGCAGTAAaccatatttttacataaaatattacgATGAAAACACATAttttctgcaaaatttttttttcgtttgctCCCATTTTAAACTGGTTtctaaacatatatattttcaagcaATAGAGAGCTTTCGATAACCACCGTGCGTGATGAAAAGCACTAGGTGCTTTAAATTCGGCTCTATGACTTTTGATACCACCCAAAAAGATACAGCTCAGCTCCAAAAACTCCTTGTAATCATTTCTCGGATGATGattctaacaaaaaataagaaaaatttaataactgcGGCCAGAAAAGAagatattttcagaattttaaagtaaaaaatattatttaaaaaggcaaaatttataaaactaaatcacttaaaaattcgagttatatcgaagtatgcaaaataactacactgataaaaggatttatttactattaataatttgatttatttgaagataataatttaatttaataaatattttttaacattaaataaatatttattagggagaaaagtacatttaataatatttattaaatatttattaatagataacaaatatttattaacagttaataaatacttggttgagtgaatttgtttggcttgcaatgtcatatgatatgaaggtaacaaaactattataatattaGAACTAACCAATTTCCTCATTATTGGGAGTTTCTACTTCCATCGCATACAGATTTCCAGAAGTTTCTTCTGGTATAACGTCAATTGCTGGTAGATGGATATTTCTATTTCCTTTACGACAATCTGTCAAAAATTGCTGCaaatttttcggtaaattttttagtgcagCACAATTTGCaatgtcaaataatttatcaagacGTTTGCTAAACTGTTCCACATTTGTTCGTTGTCTTTTCGATGTCTTTGCACGACTTCGATGATTCTTCAGTTTCATGTAGTCATAGTTTTTAATACTGTGCTGAGGTCGAGAAGTTGGAATCAAAAGATTAGCCCAAATAGCATTCGTATCACTGATCACACTACTAGCACTTGttcgtatacttaattttaagGATTGACGTTTGTACATAAAGAGATTCAATACATCCCTACACGAAGGtaacttaatattattaatattatgaatttcaaatccaattaaataattataaactctATTTCCGATTTGTTCAGACATCTTTGacaagaataaaaatgatagaaaaatGTAACGCAACGTAAAGCATACAAATGCGACGCGAGTACATTCAGTGTTCACTGAGCTTTGTTCTCGATATTTGCGGCATTAGTATCACACAATAAAGAACAAAGAAAGCGCTGCAATTAGGCGGgtgatttattaaactaattcAAGGTTACGTAAAAGAGGGGATTTTTGGAGAGGAGAGAGGCTTTCGATTTGCGGACAATGACTGAGCTTTCGCTGGTCGCGTACTTTTTGTCAAACGTTGTTGATCAACTGGTGGGGGAATCACCGCGATGTTAGTTACATCGCAACGTTGCCATTAGATTATTCAGTACCTACTGACGGAGAAGAAACAAAAAGAAAAGAGTttgattaaatgtttattatcattaaaggTTAAATAttgtagattattaattttgcttCAGTTTTCTAgccttgaaaaaatatattgaagaaaaaatatgaaaaacagagaaagtaaacaagatattaataagtttaaatcaatgatcggccaaaatttcacgaaaaaatatattcaaggctTAATATCTCGCTTAATATTGATCTTAGCGATTTGGTCTATAGgactttttttgttggaaattgaattctctacaagcttgtcatttacattttttccgtagctcttgatatttacgagataaatgcgaaaaaacgccaattttatgaaaaaatcaggtTCAGTGGCCCGTACTGCCTCGCCAGTGTGAGTTACGACTTTGCGGCAATGGgcacttttgtagagcgttcaattctaagaaaaaaccatcttcgatcaaagtgatcccatgaaatgccgctgggctttagaaattcaaaaattaaaaatcaaagtttttgtgtattttcaatgggaaatattcacatgccttggtcgaggacgttaattaatattaagagctcaaactttcagggaatttttttttgggtatttcCAACAAGAATTTACAatgggaccgaaaaaaaaaaaataaagtaaaaaaaaaaatcaccccaatatatatatatatatatatatatatatatatatatatatatatatatatatgtatatatatatatatatatatatatgggtcattctcAGTTAAGACGTAAATCGCTTATTGATAAAACGCggcacaataaaaaatttgaaaatttaattcaattttataatgttTCGATCAAAACAATCATTCTAAACGTGTCTGCAAGGCGGtcagtcaatttattaatttgatcttattttatttgaaaccAGGGGAGATACTCAATTTAGGGGAGAGACTTGATAAACAGTATGTCAAAAATACTAGGAAAACGgatgaccctgaaggccatccctgcaacttcccgctaattccatacctggacgcttaaaattgcacttatgtcgtttttgagctctttgagctcaaaaatacagtttatgtgttgttttgagctttccgagctcaaaagtctaatagaagtttggaaaaacactattttttgagttttcaaaccgcaataacttttgaatgaatgaatcgatttttttgcggttggcggcattcgacgcagtttttaaagcctcataaaaaatctttaattatgaattgatcaaacaagaaatttcaagaaatattgcctggtggcaactttagacataaaaaatgccttcaactctgccaactgggattgcatcatgcaagcccttcaagagatgaacgtaccaggatacctacgaaggatagtcgctagctatttcacagatagagtcctgagatatgacacgaagaatggtccaaaggagtatgatgttactggaggtgtaccgcagggttctgttctcggtccacttctctggaatgtcatgtacaaTGGATTGCTGAGtctgaaactaccaagaaatgtcaaactggtagcgtacgcggacgacgtagccgtagtaatcgttgccaagcatcttgatgagataaaacatatgttcgctatcacctttgagcgaattaaccagtggatggacacagtaaatctacaactggctaaacagaagaccgaggctgtacttatcactagcagaaaagtggtggaaacgatcaatctaaacgtcgcagaccaagaaatcacatcccaaccattcattcgatatctgggagtgatgctcgatgcccgacttaactt
The sequence above is drawn from the Cotesia glomerata isolate CgM1 linkage group LG4, MPM_Cglom_v2.3, whole genome shotgun sequence genome and encodes:
- the LOC123262499 gene encoding uncharacterized protein LOC123262499 encodes the protein MSEQIGNRVYNYLIGFEIHNINNIKLPSCRDVLNLFMYKRQSLKLSIRTSASSVISDTNAIWANLLIPTSRPQHSIKNYDYMKLKNHRSRAKTSKRQRTNVEQFSKRLDKLFDIANCAALKNLPKNLQQFLTDCRKGNRNIHLPAIDVIPEETSGNLYAMEVETPNNEEIESSSEK